In Frondihabitans sp. PAMC 28766, the following proteins share a genomic window:
- a CDS encoding PRC-barrel domain-containing protein: MTPADHSPLTRLKDTDETVDTTEEDIRGRRVIDKDGQDLGKIDALFIDDKEQRVRFLEVTTGGFLGLGKEKSLIPVDAITHIDPETVHLNQTSDKVAGAPAYDPELIEEPSNFYENTYGYYGVLPFWGFGYAYPSYSGRTGEDPRRA; encoded by the coding sequence ATGACACCCGCCGATCACAGCCCCCTGACCCGGCTCAAAGACACCGACGAAACCGTCGACACCACCGAGGAAGACATCCGAGGACGACGCGTAATTGACAAGGACGGCCAGGATCTGGGGAAAATCGATGCTCTCTTCATCGACGACAAAGAACAACGGGTGCGCTTCCTCGAAGTCACCACCGGCGGGTTCCTTGGGCTCGGTAAAGAGAAATCGTTGATCCCCGTCGATGCGATCACCCACATCGACCCGGAAACCGTCCACCTGAACCAGACCAGCGACAAAGTCGCGGGGGCACCGGCCTATGACCCGGAGCTGATAGAGGAGCCCAGCAACTTCTACGAAAACACGTACGGGTATTACGGCGTTCTCCCCTTCTGGGGCTTCGGTTACGCCTACCCCTCCTACTCCGGCCGGACGGGTGAGGATCCGCGACGCGCGTGA